In Anopheles gambiae chromosome 2, idAnoGambNW_F1_1, whole genome shotgun sequence, a single window of DNA contains:
- the LOC1274873 gene encoding uncharacterized oxidoreductase YoxD isoform X1, which produces MATEVPYFTNAENGYVPAKLAHRSAASSQPLRLLRFVVNHVIPDTVKFLLQLIPLALSGLVGLVLPSKKKSIHGHTALVTGGANGLGRALCLRLAREGCQVAVVDIDLAGSQRTVEDVRALGVKAEAFLADIANYEAVERLRLEVESKLGPVDVLVNNAGLLAVLSLSEGKPADLERIVNVNLLSHFWTIRTFIDGMKQRQRGYILAVSSILGCLPMPRTVSYVATKFAIRGMMQALQRELTMDGFGEKIVATTLFPTFIATRKELMDLLSELSLDEKLAILTPENVADSAIEGMLRGQVDVYAAPFFIRLFMYLSGILPYALTSLLIQTIMGKVPTLMDRTKKNSSAE; this is translated from the exons ATGGCCACCGAAGTGCCCTACTTTACGAACGCCGAAAATGGCTACGTCCCGGCCAAGTTGGCCCACCGGAGCGCGGCCAGTAGCCAGCCGCTTCGATTGCTTCGTTTCGTCGTTAACCATGTCATACCGGACACGGTAAAGTTCCTGCTGCAGCTGATCCCACTCGCGCTCAGCGGTCTGGTTGGGCTCGTGCTACCGAGCAAGAAGAAATCAATCCACGGCCACACCGCCCTCGTTACCGGCGGTGCAAACGGTTTGGGGCGGGCGCTATGTCTTCGATTGGCCCGGGAAGGCTGCCAGGTGGCCGTGGTCGATATCGATCTGGCCGGATCGCAACGGACCGTAGAAGACGTGCGCGCGCTCGGCGTGAAGGCGGAAGCTTTTCTGGCCGATATTGCCAACTACGAGGCGGTAGAACGGTTGCGGCTGGAGGTTGAATCCAAGCTTGGCCCAGTGGACGTGCTGGTCAACAATGCTGGCCTGCTGGCGGTGCTTTCGCTCAGCGAAGGCAAACCGGCCGACCTGGAGCGCATCGTTAATGTTAATCTACTGTCGCACTTCTGG ACCATCCGCACGTTCATCGATGGAATGAAGCAGCGCCAGCGAGGATACATTCTTGCCGTCAGCTCAATACTGG GTTGTTTACCAATGCCGCGGACCGTCTCCTACGTTGCTACCAAGTTTGCAATACGCGGGATGATGCAGGCATTACAGCGCGAGCTAACGATGGATGGTTTCGGGGAGAAAATTGTAGCCACTACCCTATTTCCAACCTTCATCGCCACCAGAAAGGAACTAATGGATCTGTTGAGCGAATTAAG TTTGGATGAAAAGCTGGCCATTCTGACGCCTGAAAATGTGGCAGACTCTGCTATCGAAGGAATGTTAAGGGGACAGGTCGACGTCTATGCCGCACCATTTTTCATCCGGTTATTCATGTATCTAAGCGG AATACTTCCTTATGCACTAACCAGTTTACTGATTCAAACAATAATGGGAAAAGTTCCAACGCTGATGGACAGGACCAAGAAAAATTCGAGCGCAGAATGA
- the LOC4576760 gene encoding uncharacterized oxidoreductase YoxD has translation MQSLHNIGQTPYQKALSGKPTSIRAGASLVETLRFVASVVLDVVTFFVLLVPLVVQFFAGLTRKATKKNISGWTALVTGGANGLGRDICLQLAQTGCHIAVVDLDDVNGAQTVADVRKLGVKAQFFKADVSSFEAVSNLKREVSSKLGPVDILVNNAGVLPLMSLREGTPDDLKKVIEINLLSHLWTLRVFTDDMIQRKRGHIVAIASIASYLPIERIITYAASKYGVRGLMGSFASELHNEGVDDIVKTTTVYPCFIKTRLELMDALKKMGIKNRVPIMRSETVARAVVGGILYNKAHVYIPKVVGPFVGIYENLPFKVAHLAKRCLLRTSIPNVMER, from the exons ATGCAAAGTTTACATAACATCGGCCAAACGCCGTACCAGAAGGCACTAAGTGGGAAGCCCACATCCATCAGGGCAGGGGCAAGTCTGGTCGAGACGCTCCGCTTTGTCGCTTCGGTTGTGCTGGATGTGGTGACATTTTTTGTCCTGCTAGTACCGCTCGTAGTGCAGTTCTTTGCCGGGCTGACGCGCAAAGCAACGAAGAAGAACATATCCGGCTGGACGGCGCTCGTTACTGGCGGTGCGAACGGACTCGGCCGGGACATCTGTCTGCAGCTCGCCCAGACTGGTTGTCATATTGCCGTGGTCGACCTGGACGATGTCAATGGTGCACaaactgttgccgacgttagGAAGCTGGGCGTGAAGGCACAATTCTTTAAG GCCGATGTTTCCTCGTTCGAGGCGGTAAGCAACCTGAAAAGGGAGGTGTCGTCCAAGCTGGGCCCGGTCGATATTCTGGTGAACAATGCCGGTGTCCTGCCATTGATGTCCTTACGCGAGGGCACACCGGACGATCTGAAGAAGGTGATTGAAATCAACCTGCTGTCCCATCTCTGG ACGCTACGTGTCTTCACGGATGATATGATCCAGCGAAAGCGAGGTCACATTGTGGCCATCGCATCAATAGCCT CGTACCTGCCAATCGAGCGCATTATTACATACGCCGCCTCCAAGTACGGCGTCCGTGGCCTGATGGGTTCGTTTGCCAGCGAGCTACACAACGAGGGCGTTGACGATATCGTTAAAACCACAACCGTCTACCCGTGCTTCATCAAAACACGCCTCGAGCTTATGGATGCACTGAAGAAGATGGG CATAAAAAATCGGGTTCCCATCATGCGTAGTGAAACGGTGGCTCGAGCAGTTGTTGGTGGAATACTTTACAACAAGGCGCACGTCTACATACCGAAAGTTGTTGGACCTTTCGTTGGGATTTATGA AAATCTTCCTTTTAAAGTAGCACATTTGGCCAAAAGATGTTTGCTCAGGACCAGCATTCCCAATGTCATGGAGCGATAG
- the LOC1274873 gene encoding 17-beta-hydroxysteroid dehydrogenase 13 isoform X2 has product MATEVPYFTNAENGYVPAKLAHRSAASSQPLRLLRFVVNHVIPDTVKFLLQLIPLALSGLVGLVLPSKKKSIHGHTALVTGGANGLGRALCLRLAREGCQVAVVDIDLAGSQRTVEDVRALGVKAEAFLADIANYEAVERLRLEVESKLGPVDVLVNNAGLLAVLSLSEGKPADLERIVNVNLLSHFWTIRAFMPGMITRHRGHIVGIASIAAYFPVGRFIPYTVTKYAVRALMESLNSELRMDGLQNTIQTTCVYPALIATRQQFMDMLDKLNFLKRFYVFTPEQVAEQIVWGVLINKREVFVPNIMALFSKQFECLPAGLRHLLVSCVMRGKIPKLTAH; this is encoded by the exons ATGGCCACCGAAGTGCCCTACTTTACGAACGCCGAAAATGGCTACGTCCCGGCCAAGTTGGCCCACCGGAGCGCGGCCAGTAGCCAGCCGCTTCGATTGCTTCGTTTCGTCGTTAACCATGTCATACCGGACACGGTAAAGTTCCTGCTGCAGCTGATCCCACTCGCGCTCAGCGGTCTGGTTGGGCTCGTGCTACCGAGCAAGAAGAAATCAATCCACGGCCACACCGCCCTCGTTACCGGCGGTGCAAACGGTTTGGGGCGGGCGCTATGTCTTCGATTGGCCCGGGAAGGCTGCCAGGTGGCCGTGGTCGATATCGATCTGGCCGGATCGCAACGGACCGTAGAAGACGTGCGCGCGCTCGGCGTGAAGGCGGAAGCTTTTCTGGCCGATATTGCCAACTACGAGGCGGTAGAACGGTTGCGGCTGGAGGTTGAATCCAAGCTTGGCCCAGTGGACGTGCTGGTCAACAATGCTGGCCTGCTGGCGGTGCTTTCGCTCAGCGAAGGCAAACCGGCCGACCTGGAGCGCATCGTTAATGTTAATCTACTGTCGCACTTCTGG ACGATACGCGCTTTCATGCCAGGCATGATCACTAGGCACCGTGGTCACATCGTCGGAATCGCTTCGATCGCGG CCTACTTCCCGGTGGGACGCTTCATTCCGTACACGGTCACAAAGTACGCCGTGCGGGCACTGATGGAATCGCTCAACAGTGAGCTGCGTATGGACGGTTTGCAGAACACGATACAGACGACCTGTGTCTATCCGGCCCTCATTGCCACCCGGCAACAGTTTATGGATATGCTCGACAAGCTCAA CTTCCTGAAGCGTTTCTACGTATTCACGCCGGAGCAGGTGGCGGAGCAGATCGTTTGGGGCGTGCTGATCAACAAGCGAGAAGTGTTCGTGCCGAACATTATGGCATTGTTCAGCAAGCAGTTCGA ATGTTTACCGGCAGGCCTGCGGCACCTGCTGGTGTCATGCGTAATGAGAGGGAAAATACCGAAGCTAACGGCACACTAA